One Cellulomonas sp. Y8 DNA segment encodes these proteins:
- a CDS encoding glucoamylase family protein, whose protein sequence is MRAAPRATGRRRPDSPEPPPGRRPRRRRAVAAGLAALLAGAAAALAPTASAAPVPAGGDQAQGGGHGGGHGGGRDVRQLRTWLADTYRSLDAMTDPGTGLVADNMPGALEPGTASAYTSPTNIGGYLWSTVVARDLGLLSHRDARDRMATTLATLERLDRHDESGMFYNWYDPATGDRVDTWPDSGDPVEHFLSSVDNGWLAAALRVVASAEPRLADEATALYDSMHFGVYYNPEGRADLGVGLIRGGFWDSEPSGCSVPGNYTGGETVYYTCHHYDTTVSETRIALYLGIADGEIPSEAYWGTYRTFPSTCDWSWQEQRPSGVTRTYDGVPVYEGVYHYDEMALVPGWGGSMFEALMPDMLVPESEWAPRSWGVNHPLVVEAQKRHGLDETGYGYWGFSPASDPHGGYAEYGVDVLGMRSDGYLSDGTTDVDLGFAGCREATNPEPEFGDGVVTPHAAFLGLEYDPRGVVDNLRNIAADFDAYGPGGFYDAVAVRSGTVAERYLSLDQSMIVAAIGNYLRDGLLRDYVVGPDMEQNLKPVLAAEVFSSAAEPVPPVLTDPAPGSTVDAVTRLAGTGEPGAHLTVTGPAGTAWCTADVDADGSWACDVATPPRAGEHALALSTTNDAGITVPGSAAALTVAAGAGPGPGDAGVVEPGAEDPGTGTAPAGEEPAAGGAAEPALAVTGAHAALGVLATLGALAAGAGLLLRRRLTL, encoded by the coding sequence ATGCGAGCAGCACCCCGCGCCACCGGACGGCGCCGGCCCGACTCCCCCGAGCCCCCGCCCGGGCGCCGACCCCGCCGTCGGCGGGCCGTCGCCGCGGGGCTCGCGGCCCTGCTGGCGGGCGCAGCCGCCGCGCTGGCACCGACCGCCTCGGCCGCCCCGGTCCCGGCCGGCGGCGACCAGGCCCAGGGCGGCGGGCACGGTGGCGGCCACGGCGGGGGGCGGGACGTCCGCCAGCTCCGCACGTGGCTCGCGGACACCTACCGCTCCCTCGACGCGATGACCGACCCCGGCACCGGGCTCGTCGCGGACAACATGCCCGGCGCGCTCGAGCCCGGCACCGCCAGCGCGTACACCTCGCCGACGAACATCGGCGGCTACCTGTGGTCGACCGTCGTCGCCCGGGACCTCGGCCTGCTCAGCCACCGCGACGCCCGCGACCGGATGGCGACGACGCTCGCCACCCTGGAGCGCCTGGACCGGCACGACGAGTCCGGCATGTTCTACAACTGGTACGACCCGGCCACCGGCGACCGCGTGGACACGTGGCCGGACAGCGGCGACCCGGTCGAGCACTTCCTGTCGTCGGTCGACAACGGCTGGCTCGCCGCCGCGCTGCGCGTGGTCGCGTCCGCCGAGCCGCGCCTCGCGGACGAGGCCACCGCGCTCTACGACTCGATGCACTTCGGCGTCTACTACAACCCCGAGGGCCGCGCGGACCTCGGGGTCGGGCTGATCCGCGGCGGGTTCTGGGACTCCGAGCCGTCGGGCTGCTCGGTGCCCGGGAACTACACCGGCGGCGAGACCGTCTACTACACCTGCCACCACTACGACACGACCGTCTCCGAGACCCGGATCGCGCTCTATCTGGGCATCGCCGACGGCGAGATCCCGTCCGAGGCGTACTGGGGCACCTACCGCACGTTCCCGTCGACCTGCGACTGGTCCTGGCAGGAGCAGCGCCCGAGCGGCGTGACCCGCACCTACGACGGCGTCCCCGTCTACGAGGGCGTCTACCACTACGACGAGATGGCGCTCGTGCCCGGCTGGGGCGGCTCGATGTTCGAGGCGCTGATGCCGGACATGCTGGTGCCCGAGTCCGAGTGGGCCCCGCGCTCCTGGGGCGTGAACCACCCGCTGGTCGTCGAGGCGCAGAAGCGGCACGGCCTGGACGAGACCGGCTACGGCTACTGGGGCTTCTCCCCCGCCAGCGATCCCCACGGCGGCTACGCGGAGTACGGCGTCGACGTCCTGGGCATGCGGTCGGACGGCTACCTGTCGGACGGCACGACCGACGTCGACCTCGGCTTCGCGGGCTGCCGCGAGGCGACCAACCCGGAGCCCGAGTTCGGCGACGGCGTCGTCACCCCGCACGCCGCGTTCCTGGGCCTGGAGTACGACCCGCGCGGCGTGGTCGACAACCTGCGGAACATCGCCGCCGACTTCGACGCCTACGGGCCGGGCGGCTTCTACGACGCCGTGGCCGTGCGGTCCGGGACCGTCGCCGAGCGGTACCTGTCGCTCGACCAGTCGATGATCGTCGCCGCGATCGGCAACTACCTGCGCGACGGGCTGCTGCGCGACTACGTCGTCGGGCCCGACATGGAGCAGAACCTGAAGCCGGTGCTCGCGGCCGAGGTGTTCTCGTCCGCCGCCGAGCCGGTGCCGCCCGTGCTCACCGACCCCGCGCCGGGGTCGACGGTCGACGCCGTGACCCGGCTGGCGGGCACCGGCGAGCCCGGCGCCCACCTCACCGTGACCGGGCCGGCCGGCACCGCGTGGTGCACCGCCGACGTCGACGCGGACGGGTCCTGGGCCTGCGACGTGGCGACCCCGCCCCGCGCGGGCGAGCACGCGCTGGCCCTGTCGACGACGAACGACGCCGGGATCACCGTGCCCGGCTCGGCGGCCGCGCTGACCGTCGCGGCCGGCGCGGGTCCCGGGCCGGGCGACGCCGGCGTGGTCGAGCCCGGGGCCGAGGACCCGGGCACCGGCACGGCGCCGGCGGGGGAGGAGCCCGCGGCCGGCGGGGCCGCGGAGCCCGCGCTCGCGGTGACGGGCGCGCACGCGGCGCTGGGCGTGCTCGCGACGCTCGGCGCCCTGGCGGCCGGCGCGGGCCTGCTCCTCCGGAGGCGCCTGA
- the sucB gene encoding 2-oxoglutarate dehydrogenase, E2 component, dihydrolipoamide succinyltransferase yields MSDNVQLPALGESVTEGTVTRWLKNVGDRVEVDEPLLEISTDKVDTEVPSPFAGVLEQILVQEDETAEVGAVLAVIGDGSGAGGDAAPAEAAPAQEEAPAQQTGATTQGEGYGDPAPEVESASPATEQPAPAPAAEAQGSGDGQQVTLPALGESVTEGTVTRWLKQVGDSVEVDEPLLEISTDKVDTEVPSPFAGTLQQILVGEDETAEVGAPLAVIGSGSAPAASGRSQDGAAQAAAPAATEAAPQAAAPEEAPAPTPAPVPAPTQSAPAAPAAPAPQQQAAPAQAQGSYLTPLVRKLAAEKGVDTSTLTGTGVGGRIRKEDVLEAAAKAEEAAKAATAQQAPAAAPSAPSAPAAAKSVQPSPLRGTTEKASRLRQVIAERMVDALHSQAQLTSVVEVDVTRVARLRAQAKDSFKAREGVNLTFLPFFVQAAVEALKVHPKINGVLEGKEITYHGTENIGIAVDTERGLVVPVIRDAGDLNLAGIGRKIADLAGRTRANKVTPDELSGATFTVTNTGSGGALFDTPIVPGGTSAILGTGAIVKRPVVIKDADGAEVIAIRSMCYLALSYDHRLVDGADASRYLMTVKQRIEEGAFEAEVGL; encoded by the coding sequence ATGTCCGACAACGTGCAGCTTCCCGCTCTCGGCGAGTCCGTCACCGAGGGCACCGTCACCCGCTGGCTCAAGAACGTGGGCGACCGCGTCGAGGTCGACGAGCCCCTGCTCGAGATCTCGACCGACAAGGTCGACACCGAGGTCCCCTCGCCGTTCGCCGGCGTGCTCGAGCAGATCCTGGTCCAGGAGGACGAGACCGCCGAGGTCGGCGCCGTCCTGGCCGTGATCGGCGACGGCTCGGGCGCCGGTGGCGACGCCGCCCCGGCCGAGGCCGCCCCCGCGCAGGAGGAGGCCCCGGCCCAGCAGACCGGCGCCACCACGCAGGGCGAGGGCTACGGCGACCCGGCCCCCGAGGTCGAGTCCGCCTCCCCCGCGACCGAGCAGCCCGCCCCGGCGCCCGCCGCCGAGGCCCAGGGCTCCGGCGACGGCCAGCAGGTCACCCTGCCGGCGCTCGGCGAGTCCGTCACCGAGGGCACCGTCACCCGCTGGCTGAAGCAGGTCGGCGACTCCGTCGAGGTCGACGAGCCCCTGCTCGAGATCTCGACCGACAAGGTCGACACCGAGGTCCCGTCGCCGTTCGCCGGCACGCTGCAGCAGATCCTGGTCGGCGAGGACGAGACCGCCGAGGTCGGCGCCCCGCTCGCCGTGATCGGCTCCGGCTCGGCGCCCGCCGCGTCGGGTCGGTCGCAGGACGGCGCGGCCCAGGCCGCCGCCCCCGCCGCGACCGAGGCCGCCCCGCAGGCCGCTGCTCCGGAGGAGGCCCCCGCGCCGACGCCGGCCCCGGTGCCCGCCCCGACGCAGTCGGCCCCGGCCGCCCCCGCCGCGCCGGCGCCGCAGCAGCAGGCCGCCCCGGCCCAGGCGCAGGGCTCCTACCTCACCCCGCTCGTCCGCAAGCTGGCCGCCGAGAAGGGCGTCGACACGTCGACCCTGACCGGCACCGGCGTCGGCGGCCGCATCCGCAAGGAGGACGTGCTCGAGGCCGCCGCGAAGGCGGAGGAGGCCGCCAAGGCCGCCACCGCCCAGCAGGCCCCGGCCGCCGCCCCGTCGGCGCCGTCGGCCCCGGCCGCGGCGAAGTCGGTGCAGCCGTCCCCGCTGCGCGGCACGACCGAGAAGGCCAGCCGCCTGCGCCAGGTCATCGCCGAGCGCATGGTCGACGCCCTGCACAGCCAGGCGCAGCTGACCTCCGTGGTCGAGGTCGACGTCACCCGCGTCGCCCGCCTCCGCGCCCAGGCGAAGGACTCCTTCAAGGCCCGCGAGGGCGTCAACCTCACCTTCCTGCCGTTCTTCGTGCAGGCCGCGGTCGAGGCGCTCAAGGTGCACCCGAAGATCAACGGCGTGCTCGAGGGCAAGGAGATCACCTACCACGGCACGGAGAACATCGGCATCGCGGTCGACACCGAGCGCGGCCTCGTCGTGCCGGTGATCCGGGACGCCGGCGACCTCAACCTGGCCGGCATCGGCCGGAAGATCGCCGACCTCGCGGGCCGCACCCGTGCCAACAAGGTCACCCCGGACGAGCTGTCCGGCGCGACCTTCACGGTGACCAACACGGGCTCGGGCGGCGCGCTGTTCGACACCCCGATCGTCCCCGGCGGCACCTCCGCCATCCTGGGCACCGGCGCGATCGTCAAGCGCCCGGTCGTGATCAAGGACGCCGACGGCGCCGAGGTCATCGCGATCCGGTCCATGTGCTACCTGGCCCTGTCCTACGACCACCGCCTGGTGGACGGCGCGGACGCCTCGCGGTACCTGATGACCGTGAAGCAGCGGATCGAGGAGGGCGCGTTCGAGGCCGAGGTCGGCCTCTGA
- the lpdA gene encoding dihydrolipoyl dehydrogenase, translated as MSDTTGSAFDIVVLGGGSGGYAAALRGAQLGLSVALIEGDKVGGTCLHNGCIPTKALLHAAELADNARDGAHFGVQTQLTGIDMNGVNAYKDSVIGRLYKGLQGLIKSRKITVFEGYGKLVAQDTVEVNGERVTGRNVILGTGSYARSLPGLEIVGRVITSDQALKLDYVPKSAIILGGGVIGSEFASVWKSFGVDVTIIEALPHLVPNEDEALSKAFERQFRKRGINFNLGVRFSGVTQDDSGVHVSLEDGKTFDADLLLVAVGRGPRTADLGYEQQGITLDRGFVITNDRLHTGVGNIYAVGDIVPGLQLAHRGFAQGIFVAEEIAGLNPQPIVESGIPRVTYSDPEVASVGLTEAKAKEVHGADAIETLEYNLGGNGKSQILATQGFIKLVRQKDGPVIGVHMIGARVGELIGEGQLIVNWEAYPEDVAALVHAHPTQNEALGEAHLALAGKPLHAHN; from the coding sequence GTGTCCGACACGACCGGATCCGCTTTCGACATCGTCGTCCTGGGCGGAGGGAGTGGCGGCTACGCGGCTGCGCTCCGCGGTGCCCAGCTCGGCCTCAGCGTCGCCCTGATCGAGGGCGACAAGGTCGGCGGCACCTGCCTGCACAACGGCTGCATCCCCACCAAGGCCCTGCTGCACGCGGCGGAGCTCGCCGACAACGCCCGCGACGGCGCGCACTTCGGCGTGCAGACGCAGCTCACGGGCATCGACATGAACGGCGTGAACGCCTACAAGGACTCGGTCATCGGCCGGCTCTACAAGGGCCTGCAGGGCCTGATCAAGTCCCGCAAGATCACCGTGTTCGAGGGCTACGGCAAGCTCGTCGCGCAGGACACGGTCGAGGTCAACGGCGAGCGGGTCACCGGTCGGAACGTCATCCTCGGCACCGGCTCCTACGCCCGGTCGCTGCCCGGTCTGGAGATCGTCGGCCGCGTCATCACCTCGGACCAGGCGCTCAAGCTCGACTACGTGCCGAAGTCCGCGATCATCCTCGGCGGCGGCGTCATCGGCTCCGAGTTCGCGAGCGTGTGGAAGTCGTTCGGCGTGGACGTCACGATCATCGAGGCGCTCCCCCACCTGGTCCCGAACGAGGACGAGGCGCTGTCCAAGGCGTTCGAGCGCCAGTTCCGCAAGCGCGGCATCAACTTCAACCTGGGCGTCCGGTTCTCCGGCGTGACCCAGGACGACAGCGGCGTGCACGTCTCGCTGGAGGACGGCAAGACGTTCGACGCCGACCTCCTGCTGGTCGCCGTCGGCCGCGGTCCCCGCACCGCCGACCTGGGCTACGAGCAGCAGGGCATCACGCTCGACCGCGGCTTCGTCATCACGAACGACCGCCTGCACACCGGCGTCGGCAACATCTACGCGGTCGGCGACATCGTCCCGGGCCTGCAGCTCGCGCACCGCGGCTTCGCCCAGGGCATCTTCGTGGCGGAGGAGATCGCGGGCCTGAACCCGCAGCCGATCGTCGAGTCGGGCATCCCCCGCGTGACGTACTCCGACCCGGAGGTCGCGTCCGTCGGCCTGACCGAGGCGAAGGCCAAGGAGGTGCACGGGGCCGACGCGATCGAGACCCTGGAGTACAACCTCGGCGGCAACGGCAAGAGCCAGATCCTCGCGACGCAGGGCTTCATCAAGCTCGTGCGCCAGAAGGACGGCCCCGTGATCGGTGTGCACATGATCGGCGCGCGCGTCGGCGAGCTCATCGGCGAGGGCCAGCTCATCGTGAACTGGGAGGCGTACCCCGAGGACGTCGCGGCGCTCGTGCACGCCCACCCGACGCAGAACGAGGCTCTCGGCGAGGCGCACCTGGCGCTCGCCGGCAAGCCGCTGCACGCCCACAACTGA
- a CDS encoding oxidoreductase: MGLFSRRRRPAPAAPDAPPTGRAAREETVGHLREFVRTRVGVEAYLEPQTNVTQTTLMLIATDGEWTRRRVPDGRAGWDIAKELGVPFYDVQRTGYPQRMRDWNTRQRIERERAARERAARRAADPR, from the coding sequence ATGGGTCTGTTCTCCCGCCGCCGCCGCCCGGCCCCCGCCGCGCCGGACGCGCCGCCGACCGGACGCGCCGCCCGCGAGGAGACCGTGGGGCACCTCCGCGAGTTCGTGCGCACCCGCGTGGGCGTCGAGGCGTACCTCGAGCCGCAGACGAACGTCACGCAGACGACGCTCATGCTCATCGCGACCGACGGCGAGTGGACCCGCCGCCGGGTGCCCGACGGCCGCGCCGGGTGGGACATCGCGAAGGAGCTCGGGGTGCCGTTCTACGACGTGCAGCGCACCGGCTACCCGCAGCGGATGCGGGACTGGAACACGCGGCAGCGGATCGAGCGGGAGCGCGCCGCCCGGGAGCGCGCCGCCCGCCGCGCGGCCGACCCGCGCTGA
- a CDS encoding leucyl aminopeptidase, producing the protein MPRVTLTSANPARQTADALVVAVASSPAGPRVVGADWLPAETVEQVTGLAGVLGITGAVDEVRRLPAAGKLAARTVVLTGVGPLDEVVPDAETLRRAAGAALRELTGAASVAVALPAEDAEQVAAVAEGALFGAYAYTRYRSGEDAPAPAAEITVLTPRARDKSATKALARAEVLAAAVHGVRDLVNAAPNDLYPAAFADAAKAAVKDTGAKGVKVTVLDEKALAAGGYGGILGVGQGSARPPRLVKVSYSPSRPAAKVALVGKGITFDSGGISIKPAAGMDAMKSDMAGAAAVLHTVLAAARLELPVAVTGWLCLAENMPSGTAQRPSDVLTIRGGKTVEVLNTDAEGRLVMADGLVAAVEEKPDVVLDIATLTGAQLVALGPRVSAVMGDDSTRTEVVDAAGAAGEAFWPMPLPADLRAGLKSKVADIANIGDRFGGMLTAGLFLQEFVGSTPWAHLDIAGPAFNEKAPFGYTPAGGTGVGVRTLLALIEARAIR; encoded by the coding sequence GTGCCCCGAGTGACGCTGACCTCCGCGAACCCCGCCCGCCAGACCGCCGACGCCCTCGTCGTCGCGGTCGCCAGCAGCCCCGCCGGCCCCCGGGTCGTGGGCGCCGACTGGCTGCCCGCCGAGACCGTCGAGCAGGTGACCGGCCTCGCCGGCGTGCTCGGCATCACCGGCGCCGTCGACGAGGTCCGGCGGCTCCCCGCCGCGGGCAAGCTGGCGGCGAGGACCGTCGTGCTCACCGGCGTCGGCCCGCTCGACGAGGTCGTCCCGGACGCCGAGACCCTGCGCCGCGCGGCCGGCGCCGCCCTGCGCGAGCTCACCGGCGCCGCGTCGGTCGCCGTCGCGCTGCCCGCCGAGGACGCGGAGCAGGTCGCCGCGGTCGCGGAGGGCGCCCTGTTCGGCGCCTACGCGTACACCCGGTACCGCTCGGGCGAGGACGCCCCGGCCCCGGCCGCCGAGATCACCGTGCTGACCCCGCGCGCCCGTGACAAGTCGGCCACCAAGGCGCTCGCCCGCGCCGAGGTGCTGGCCGCCGCCGTGCACGGCGTGCGCGACCTGGTGAACGCCGCCCCGAACGACCTGTACCCCGCCGCGTTCGCCGACGCCGCCAAGGCTGCGGTCAAGGACACCGGCGCCAAGGGCGTCAAGGTCACCGTGCTGGACGAGAAGGCGCTGGCCGCCGGCGGCTACGGCGGCATCCTCGGCGTCGGCCAGGGCTCGGCCCGCCCGCCGCGCCTGGTCAAGGTCTCCTACTCCCCGTCCCGCCCGGCCGCCAAGGTCGCGCTGGTCGGCAAGGGCATCACGTTCGACTCCGGCGGCATCTCGATCAAGCCGGCCGCGGGCATGGACGCGATGAAGTCCGACATGGCCGGCGCCGCGGCGGTGCTGCACACCGTGCTCGCCGCCGCGCGCCTCGAGCTGCCCGTCGCCGTCACCGGCTGGCTCTGCCTCGCCGAGAACATGCCGTCCGGCACCGCGCAGCGCCCCTCCGACGTGCTGACCATCCGCGGCGGCAAGACCGTCGAGGTGCTCAACACCGACGCCGAGGGCCGGCTCGTCATGGCCGACGGCCTCGTCGCCGCGGTCGAGGAGAAGCCCGACGTCGTCCTCGACATCGCCACGCTGACCGGCGCGCAGCTCGTCGCGCTCGGCCCGCGCGTCTCCGCCGTCATGGGCGACGACTCCACCCGCACCGAGGTCGTCGACGCGGCCGGCGCCGCGGGCGAGGCGTTCTGGCCGATGCCGCTGCCCGCCGACCTGCGCGCCGGGCTCAAGTCGAAGGTCGCGGACATCGCGAACATCGGCGACCGGTTCGGCGGCATGCTCACGGCCGGCCTGTTCCTGCAGGAGTTCGTCGGCTCGACGCCGTGGGCGCACCTCGACATCGCCGGCCCGGCGTTCAACGAGAAGGCGCCGTTCGGGTACACCCCCGCCGGCGGCACCGGCGTGGGCGTCCGCACGCTGCTCGCGCTGATCGAGGCCCGCGCGATCCGCTGA
- a CDS encoding quinone-dependent dihydroorotate dehydrogenase produces the protein MYGLLFRQVFSRLDPEQAHHLAFRAIRVASRVPVLNGVLRAALTPPPTGAVRVLGRTFPSPFGLAAGFDKNAVGVPGLTMLGFGFVEIGTVTAHAQPGNEAPRLWRVLDRRGLRNRMGFNNEGAAAVAERLRRLRSSASGRALVVGVNIGKTKVTAPEDAADDYATSAGLLAPYADYLVVNVSSPNTPGLRDLQSVDALRPILQAARAAADESAAAAGRPRVPLLVKIAPDLADADVDAVADLVTELGLDGVVAVNTTIAHDLGPGGLSGPPLLDRGLVVVARLRHRLGADRVVIGVGGITTPADARAYLAAGADLVQGYTGFIYEGPFWASRIGRALARDAVTRAAAPAGAA, from the coding sequence GTGTACGGCCTCCTCTTCCGCCAGGTCTTCTCCCGCCTCGACCCCGAGCAGGCGCACCACCTCGCGTTCCGCGCCATCCGCGTCGCCTCCCGCGTCCCGGTCCTGAACGGCGTGCTGCGCGCCGCGCTCACCCCGCCGCCGACCGGGGCGGTCCGGGTGCTGGGCCGCACGTTCCCGTCGCCCTTCGGGCTCGCCGCGGGCTTCGACAAGAACGCCGTGGGCGTGCCGGGGCTGACGATGCTCGGCTTCGGGTTCGTCGAGATCGGCACGGTCACGGCGCACGCGCAGCCCGGCAACGAGGCCCCGCGCCTGTGGCGGGTGCTCGACCGGCGCGGCCTGCGCAACCGGATGGGCTTCAACAACGAGGGTGCCGCCGCGGTGGCCGAGCGGCTGCGCCGCCTGCGCTCGTCCGCGTCGGGCCGCGCGCTCGTCGTCGGCGTGAACATCGGCAAGACCAAGGTCACCGCGCCCGAGGACGCCGCCGACGACTACGCGACGAGCGCGGGCCTGCTCGCGCCGTACGCCGACTACCTCGTGGTGAACGTGTCGTCGCCGAACACGCCGGGGCTGCGCGACCTGCAGTCCGTCGACGCGCTGCGCCCGATCCTGCAGGCGGCCCGCGCCGCCGCGGACGAGTCGGCCGCCGCCGCGGGTCGGCCGCGCGTCCCGCTCCTGGTCAAGATCGCCCCGGACCTCGCGGACGCCGACGTCGACGCGGTCGCGGACCTGGTCACCGAGCTCGGCCTCGACGGCGTGGTCGCGGTCAACACGACGATCGCGCACGACCTCGGCCCCGGCGGCCTGTCCGGCCCGCCGCTGCTCGACCGCGGCCTGGTGGTCGTCGCGCGGCTGCGGCACCGGCTCGGCGCGGACCGGGTCGTGATCGGCGTCGGCGGCATCACCACCCCGGCCGACGCGCGCGCCTACCTGGCCGCGGGCGCCGACCTGGTGCAGGGCTACACCGGGTTCATCTACGAGGGACCGTTCTGGGCGTCGCGGATCGGCCGGGCGCTCGCCCGCGACGCCGTGACCCGCGCGGCCGCCCCGGCGGGTGCCGCGTGA
- a CDS encoding PLP-dependent aminotransferase family protein, producing the protein MSTLLVSDRRIGGTGLAAVLGSWRRPGPAYAALADAVRRAILAGDLPLATRVPGERELADVLGVSRTTTSGAYGLLRDEGYLVSRQGSGTVTALPEDRARGGAALPLHRPLATDGVVDLTIAACPAPRELHEAARRAVDALPRHAGHGYAPLGLDVLRAAIADRYTARGTPTTPDQVLVTTGAQHAIALLMRTHAGPGDRVVVEQPTYPHAIDAARSVGARPVPVPTGRAGTDLDLLESTVRQVAPRLVYLIPDHHNPTGATLDGAAREQVRALARRTGTVVAGDEVLTDLTLDGPEPEPFAGDGHAPRVVAIGSMSKSHWGGLRVGWLRGPADLVARLALARRSADLGTAVLDQLVAVELLRLGEAPLVERRDRLRAGRDLLVRLLAERLPGWRFAVPPGGQALWVDLGAPVSSALSALALAHGVRVAPGPAFGVDGGLEDRLRLPFTSEPDELRRAVDGLALAWAALGAPGRADAGTPPLAGTTAALV; encoded by the coding sequence ATGTCCACGCTCCTCGTCTCCGACCGCCGGATCGGCGGCACCGGGCTGGCCGCCGTGCTCGGCAGCTGGCGCCGCCCCGGCCCGGCGTACGCCGCGCTCGCCGACGCCGTCCGCCGCGCGATCCTCGCCGGCGACCTGCCGCTCGCCACCCGGGTCCCCGGGGAGCGGGAGCTGGCCGACGTGCTCGGGGTGTCCCGCACGACGACCTCGGGAGCGTACGGGCTGCTGCGCGACGAGGGGTACCTGGTGAGCCGCCAGGGGTCCGGCACCGTGACCGCCCTCCCCGAGGACCGCGCCCGCGGCGGGGCCGCACTGCCCCTGCACCGGCCGCTCGCGACGGACGGCGTCGTGGACCTGACGATCGCCGCGTGCCCGGCGCCGCGCGAGCTGCACGAGGCCGCCCGGCGCGCTGTCGACGCGCTGCCCCGGCACGCCGGCCACGGCTACGCGCCGCTCGGCCTGGACGTGCTCCGCGCCGCGATCGCGGACCGGTACACCGCCCGCGGCACCCCGACGACGCCCGACCAGGTGCTCGTGACGACCGGCGCCCAGCACGCCATCGCGCTGCTGATGCGGACGCACGCCGGGCCGGGCGACCGGGTGGTCGTCGAGCAGCCCACCTACCCGCACGCGATCGACGCGGCGCGGTCCGTCGGCGCGCGGCCGGTGCCGGTGCCGACCGGGCGCGCCGGCACGGACCTGGACCTCCTGGAGTCGACGGTGCGCCAGGTCGCCCCGCGGCTCGTCTACCTGATCCCGGACCACCACAACCCCACGGGGGCGACGCTGGACGGCGCGGCGCGCGAGCAGGTGCGGGCGCTGGCCCGGCGCACGGGGACGGTCGTGGCCGGCGACGAGGTGCTCACCGACCTCACGCTCGACGGCCCCGAGCCCGAGCCGTTCGCCGGCGACGGCCACGCGCCGCGGGTGGTCGCGATCGGGTCGATGTCCAAGAGCCACTGGGGCGGCCTGCGGGTCGGCTGGCTGCGCGGGCCGGCGGATCTCGTGGCACGGCTGGCCCTGGCCCGGCGGAGCGCGGACCTCGGCACGGCGGTGCTGGACCAGCTGGTCGCCGTCGAGCTGCTGCGGCTCGGCGAGGCGCCCCTGGTCGAGCGCCGGGACCGGCTGCGCGCGGGGCGGGACCTGCTGGTCCGGCTCCTCGCGGAGCGGCTGCCGGGGTGGCGGTTCGCGGTGCCCCCGGGCGGGCAGGCGCTCTGGGTCGACCTCGGGGCGCCGGTGTCGTCGGCGCTCAGCGCGCTCGCGCTCGCCCACGGGGTGCGGGTGGCGCCGGGCCCCGCGTTCGGCGTCGACGGCGGCCTGGAGGACCGGCTGCGGCTCCCGTTCACCTCCGAGCCGGACGAGCTGCGCCGGGCGGTCGACGGGCTGGCGCTCGCGTGGGCGGCGCTCGGTGCGCCGGGTCGGGCGGACGCGGGGACGCCGCCGCTCGCGGGGACGACGGCCGCGCTCGTCTAG
- a CDS encoding YitT family protein: MTAQPDATAAAVATPAPAARRSAHAGRRAVQLVGGLVLYAASIAVLVHTGLGNMPWDVLSQGVSRQVGWSLGTVTIVLSVLILGAWWPLRQRPGIGTVANVVLIGVLIDPFLALLDLLPEALPMAARVGMVLAGIVLNGLASALYIGARLGPGPRDGLMTGLVARTGWPVGPVRIAIEVTVVAVGWLLGGTLGFATLAYALGIGPLIHWLLPRLAVPVPPAVAAAEPAEPGEGR; encoded by the coding sequence GTGACCGCTCAGCCCGATGCCACCGCCGCGGCGGTGGCCACCCCCGCTCCCGCCGCCCGGCGCTCCGCCCACGCCGGCCGCCGCGCCGTCCAGCTCGTCGGCGGGCTCGTCCTCTACGCCGCCTCGATCGCCGTCCTCGTGCACACCGGCCTCGGCAACATGCCGTGGGACGTGCTGAGCCAGGGCGTGTCCCGGCAGGTCGGCTGGTCTCTCGGCACGGTGACCATCGTGCTCAGCGTGCTGATCCTCGGGGCCTGGTGGCCGCTCCGGCAGCGGCCCGGGATCGGCACCGTCGCGAACGTGGTGCTGATCGGCGTCCTGATCGACCCGTTCCTCGCCCTGCTCGACCTGCTGCCCGAGGCGCTCCCGATGGCCGCGCGGGTCGGCATGGTGCTGGCGGGCATCGTGCTCAACGGGCTCGCGTCCGCGCTGTACATCGGTGCCCGGCTCGGCCCGGGGCCGCGGGACGGCCTGATGACCGGCCTGGTCGCCCGCACCGGCTGGCCCGTGGGCCCCGTGCGGATCGCGATCGAGGTGACCGTGGTCGCCGTCGGCTGGCTGCTCGGCGGCACGCTCGGGTTCGCGACGCTGGCGTACGCGCTCGGCATCGGGCCGCTGATCCACTGGCTGCTGCCGCGGCTCGCCGTGCCGGTGCCGCCCGCCGTGGCGGCGGCCGAGCCGGCCGAGCCGGGGGAGGGCCGCTAG